GTTTGCAGTGCAGCTAAAGCAGAGGCTTAGGAACTGAACTGATCTGGGGCATGCACTTCCCACCTCCTAACTCTGGGTCTGCTTCTTCACCTACAGAGCACAGATAGTAATAGAGCCTGCTCAAGGACTTGTTGTATTGGTAAAGAGAAGCATTCATTTCAATGGACacacaaaataaattttgaaaataacaaCAGTTACAAATTATTAACTGTTTCAGCAGAGTGGGGGTGCCCAGGGGCCCCGGCCCTGGCCCTGCTTCATACTCTGAAGCAGCTATGGAGCTGGGAGAACCACAGAACAGAAAACACAAGAATTGTGCTCAAGTTCTGGCTTTTTTGCCGTGGCTAAGCACTTCCACCTCCCTGAGTTTGTTCTTCTTCTAGAAAATGGGGAGAATAGTGCCAATTTCCTCCAAGGGTATATGGGAATGCTGAAACCATAAGCCGAGGAGGAGACACAGAGGACCATTTCCTGCAGTTGGGATTTGTCTTCTCCTGCTCATGTTCAAGTGCAAGGCTCTGAAGACATGTGGGGATAAAGACTGGGGCTTTCCTGATGGCTTGGTGATTAGTGTTACCTGCTGAAAACAGCTAGATTCCCAAGTAAATGTGTGGACTGAAGTACTGCACACATGAGAGGAGAAGCTCTTCAAAATCCCTGCTTCCCTGTCCAAATGTCAGCAACCAAACCAGGCAAGAGGGTAGCACCCTAGCACCCTCCAGGAGCAGGTGCTCACGCTGCCGTCTGAGCAGTTTTTAAGGGAAGGAGGTCTGAGCACAGTACCTCCACCCTGGCCCCCAAGCCCCATCCCCAGAAGGACCTCAAGGCTCAGGGCTCCCAGACTCTTCCCCAAGGGCAGCTCTGTCTATGTGTGGGGCCGTGGCCATGTGCTTTCACTCTGACCTTCAGCACACTCTGTATGGATGAAAGTTCTAGAACACTGGCCATGAACTTCATCAACATTCAGTGGGCCAAGTGTTTTCTTATTCATCATTAGACTTGTTATGTAGCAAAAGACACAATCctaataatacaaatattttcacGAGGCTGCACCCTTCTTACTCTGCCCGCTTTGCAGAGGCCTGGAGTATGATAGCGCTGAACCAAGGCCCCACAGTCAGGATGAATGGTCATCAAGCCTGGAGGGGGTCTGGAGCCTGGGCACAGGCAGCCACAATGCTCACCCCCAACACCTGAAAAACGCCAGGCAATCATACAGCAGGAGGCATGGGGGTGCGCAGGGTCCCTGGTCCAGGCCTCCCTGCTGCCAGGACACACCTGCtctgtccattcatccatttGAATGATATCAGAAGTTTGTTCAGAAACAATTCTTTTAGAGTTAATGATAATGGATTGATTCTGCAATGTGGGCCTGATCCCAGATTCTGATTCATCGTTGGGAAGCCTGAAGGGACCAGACCAGCCGCCTTAGAATGCTGGTCGCTGGCCGCCCCATTGTGGCTGAGTCCCACGACCTTCTTGTCCCTGAGAAGCCACCTCACAGCAAGTGCGCCACCGCGACAGGGACAGGCTGCTGGCCACCCACAGGCTGCCACACTAGCACTGCTCTGCCCCCACCCTGGCTAGTTTCTCCTGTCctctcagtgatttttttccaaaTCTGGTTAATTGAACTACAATGTATGACTACCTAACTTACATAGTTCACTATCTGACCTTGAGGGAATGTTGGACCAACAAACGAGGTCTTCaaacaaattttctttccttgtcatcCTTCAATTACTACATTTCAGAGAAACTTTATatgtaaaagaaaagaagagatgaTCTGGTTGAAACCTATGCCTCCACTTGCTGTTCCCAGAAAGCTCTCTGTGGAATCCCAGGTTTCTGTAGGACACAGCTAGGAAGTCCAGACCCAGATTCTACAACCCTGGACACTGGAAACCTTTTGCCAAAGGAACCTACAGAATGCATTTATGCTTTGCCAAATTAGACAGTAAGGGAAGCAAAATCTTCCTTGTTTTCTGTCACTCTGGTAGGATTTAATTTCAGAATGAAAGGCCAGGCTTCCGGAGGAAGAACAGTTGAGAACCTCAGGGGACATTTTTGCTTCAGGCTCAGGGATGAGCATAACAGAGTTAGGGGTCACTCCAGTCCTTAGACCAGTGTTTCAGGAGTGAGTCTAAGGCAGTCTGGGGTCTGAATAAGTCTAATGCATGCTCATCCCAAGTGACGCCACCTCTCCACTCAATGACACGATCACTTGGTTCTCTGGGAGCAACATGTTCCCACAGGTCTGAGTGGGCAAGAATGGGGACATTGTGCACacccagagaaactgaggcacaaaccTGCACCTGACTCCGAAGTAACTTCTCCACTCGGAATAAGTAGGCATCACTGCTAGCGTTGTTGTAGCTGTTGATGAAGAATATGAGCACTGAGTTCATGTTTTCTTTGCTCGTGGAGTTCTCCTGGAAGCCTCCCCACCTTTGAAAGTGACCCAGCTTGGCCACCAGGACCAAGACGGCCAGCAGCTGAGTGAGCCTCCAGCATTTGTCTCCCATCTCTGCAGCCTCAGGAACCTCCTATCCACTGTGCCATCCAGAACGCAAGGGTGCCAGGCAGCACACGATCCTCCTTCGCTTTCCCAGGAGCCAGCCTACCTGTGTTTAAACATAGATTGAGAGCTGAACCTCATCCTCCTGTGGCCCTACCACAATCTGACCAAAGGACCAACAAGAGAAATCTCCCCACGGGGCTGCCCAACCCACTCAGGTCAGTACATCTTCCACACTTCCATGACACTCATTTGGTTTGCTGGGGACTCAGGCAAGTGCAACTGCTGGACATCCGCCAAGATGGGCAAGGCCCTCGCCCTGCCTTCAGACCGAGTGAGGAAGCAAGCCACTAGGCCCTCACAGGGGTCTGCAGTCAGCGCTGGTGTACTGGGCAGAGGAGTGCAATCTGTGGGAATCAGGACAGTTTGGTGGAGAAGGTAATACATGAATCAGGATATAAGGAATCAGGAACATGCAATCAGGGCTTGTATATCCCATTTACCTACCGAGGTTTGTAACTGTCCACCCAGAGGTCAGCTATTCTCTGTGTTTCCTCTAGATCTCCACCTGCTGGACCCCACTGTGCCTGCAAGCCCTGGCGCTAGCTCTTGCTGTCCTGGTGTGACCCCAGCAGAGCTTTGTGAGGTAATCCAGCCTCTCTATGAGGGAGGAATAAGGTGTGAGCCTTATTCAGAAATTAACCCCAAAGACCCTGAAGGTTAGGTATCGCCTgtgtagaaaaggaaaaattcccCTCTACGCTCTTTGGGTCTCTGGCTGCAACTAAGAATTAAACTGACTTAAGGAAGATGAAGAGCAGAAAAGTTTCATTGACCTTTTGTCAACAAAGGTCATGTGCAGGGAGCCTTTGTAAAAGAACGAGGACCCGAAAATGTGGCCGGAGCAGGAAGCAGGGTGATGATGGTCCCTGGCTTGCCTGGTATGTTGGGTCAGGGGATACACTTCACACGGGAGACTCACCTCTTGCTTTCAGCAAGGAAGGGCAGCAGCAAAGGCAGAGGGTCCTTCCtgcttctgcccatttttcaaattGACTTAGCTTTTCAGATATTTGAAATGCCCAGGTGCCAAATATCAGGGTAGTATGTCCTGAACCCCATGGTCTGCACCCAGAAGCCATAAGAGCCCcctatttttaaaacactaaggTGGGATCCCTGCtccaaaaaaaagaacattagtgGGGTGATTGATGAAATGTGAATAGTCTGCAGAACAGCTGGTAGTGTTGTCTGAATGTTAACTTTCTGGCTGTCACTGTTGTGCTGTaattatgtaagatgttaacattcaGAGAAGCAGGGTGAAAGATATATGAGAACATTTATGCTATTTTTGTAACCTTCTTGCAAGTCTggaatcatttcaaaataaagattaaaatgttcaaaaataaataaataggaccTTGGTCTCTGAGAAGCAGTGCTCTCAGAAGTGACAAGGGATGCCTTTGCTGGGAGTTAGCTAGCCTCCTGAGACTTGTTTCTTTGTCTGCACTATGAGAATGGGGAGAACTGCCCATTTGGATGTGATGGAGACCAACTCAATGCAGCAAAAAACCTGTTCCCAGTCAGACGTCGGCTAGTGCCCAAGACCATCCTCTGCATAATTCTTCTATGACTGAAAACTCACACTGACTCCTGTGATCTTCTGGACCCCAGATGCCCTAGGAGCCAGAGCCTGCTTTGCAGGGCTTGTCCAGCCAATGTCCCCTGGCTGAGCTGTGCTGTCACTGTCCAGCAGACATACAAGGATCCTGAGTAATGTGCCAGAGTGCTCAGACCTGCATGGGTTCAGCTTGCCTGGACATCTGGGATATGCCTATCAGATGTGGGCCTGCAGGAAGGAAGGGcacacattttagaaaaatccATGGACACAGGGGGAAACAGGAGGTTTGGTTAAGACCccagaataaagggaaaaaaacttgCCTGGTTTTATCCAGAACATGCTTTGGGGAGAGGTGGCATTTTAATGT
This sequence is a window from Manis pentadactyla isolate mManPen7 chromosome 5, mManPen7.hap1, whole genome shotgun sequence. Protein-coding genes within it:
- the CSTL1 gene encoding cystatin-like 1, which gives rise to MGDKCWRLTQLLAVLVLVAKLGHFQRWGGFQENSTSKENMNSVLIFFINSYNNASSDAYLFRVEKLLRSQVQLTTGVEYLVSVKISWTKCKRGSSKINLCPIQNITKLKKTYICDLLVYTVPWINCYQLWNNSCLEA